The Vitis riparia cultivar Riparia Gloire de Montpellier isolate 1030 chromosome 10, EGFV_Vit.rip_1.0, whole genome shotgun sequence genome includes a region encoding these proteins:
- the LOC117923911 gene encoding cytochrome P450 714C2-like encodes MVESASDLVNSWLGLIELGRGSADIRVDDYIRSFTSTVISKMMFGSHRSKGVELFPKCRALMKDLQTPTVLKGIPFFRYLPTKENRDVWRLEKEICASLIDIVKEHPEAASDKMAQIIMESAKTGELGPSTPDQYIVDNCKDVYLAGFEVTAVATLWGLVLLASNPE; translated from the exons ATGGTGGAATCTGCGAGCGACCTGGTGAACTCATGGCTGGGTTTAATCGAACTTGGGCGTGGGAGTGCAGACATAAGAGTGGATGACTACATTAGAAGCTTCACCTCTACTGTAATTTCAAAGATGATGTTTGGAAGCCACCGTTCCAAAGGAGTTGAATTGTTTCCGAAGTGTAGGGCCCTTATGAAGGACTTGCAAACTCCGACAGTACTCAAAGGGATTCCTTTCTTCAG ATATTTACCAACCAAGGAAAATCGGGACGTATGGAGACTAGAGAAAGAGATTTGCGCTTCACTTATAGACATAGTAAAGGAACATCCTGAAGCTGCATCTGATAAAATGGCACAGATTATCATGGAGAGTGCTAAGACTGGTGAACTTGGGCCATCCACACCCGACCAGTACATAGTTGACAATTGCAAGGATGTGTACCTTGCTGGATTTGAAGTGACTGCTGTGGCCACATTATGGGGTTTAGTTCTGTTGGCTTCAAATCCTGAATAG
- the LOC117923912 gene encoding cytochrome P450 714C2-like, which produces MEGVLPELIFYSLVALCIVVWIILFIWLGNVLYLEPGNIQLKLRRQGIKGPPPAFVMGNIPEMKRIMSMAADAPRSEAHLPLGFSTSTTFPYFTQWTKRYGGTFTFALGNEQLLYVADTKLVKEINLSKTLDLGKPSYLQKDRGPLLGKGLITSNGAVWFHQRKTIAPQLFMDKVKGNLNIMVESASNLVSSWLGLIELGSGSADIRVDDYIRSFTSTVISKMMFGSHHSKAVELFPKCRALMKNLQTPTILKGIPFFRYLPTKENRDAWRLEREIHASLIDIVKENPEAASDKMAQIIMESAKTGELGPSTPDQYIVDNCKNVYLAGFEVTAVATLWGLVLLASNPEILKVCGGHVPDTNMLGKMKLVSMHQIKIK; this is translated from the exons ATGGAAGGAGTGTTGCCTGAACTAATATTCTATTCTCTGGTAGCTTTATGTATTGTTGTATggattattttgtttatatggCTTGGCAATGTTCTGTATCTAGAGCCCGGCAACATCCAGCTCAAGCTTCGAAGGCAAGGGATCAAAGGTCCCCCGCCTGCTTTTGTAATGGGTAATATTCCTGAGATGAAGCGAATCATGTCAATGGCTGCAGATGCTCCACGCAGTGAAGCTCATCTACCACTTGGATTTTCCACTTCCACTACCTTCCCTTATTTCACTCAGTGGACTAAGCGATATG GAGGAACATTCACGTTTGCGCTTGGAAACGAACAACTTTTGTATGTGGCCGACACCAAactagtgaaggaaataaatctCAGCAAAACATTAGACTTGGGGAAACCTTCTTATCTGCAGAAGGACCGAGGGCCTTTACTAGGGAAGGGCCTTATTACCTCAAATGGTGCAGTTTGGTTCCACCAGAGGAAGACCATAGCTCCTCAGCTCTTCATGGATAAGGTCAAG GGCAATTTGAACATAATGGTGGAATCTGCAAGCAACCTGGTGAGCTCATGGCTTGGTTTAATCGAACTTGGGAGTGGGAGTGCAGACATAAGAGTGGATGACTACATTAGAAGCTTCACCTCTACTGTAATTTCAAAGATGATGTTTGGAAGCCACCATTCCAAAGCAGTTGAATTGTTTCCGAAGTGTAGGGCCCTTATGAAGAACTTGCAAACTCCGACAATACTCAAAGGGATTCCTTTCTTCAG ATATTTACCAACCAAGGAAAATCGGGATGCATGGAGACTAGAGAGAGAGATTCACGCTTCACTTATCGACATAGTAAAGGAAAATCCCGAAGCTGCATCTGATAAAATGGCACAGATTATCATGGAGAGTGCTAAGACTGGTGAACTTGGGCCATCCACGCCCGACCAGTACATAGTTGACAATTGCAAGAATGTGTACCTTGCTGGATTTGAAGTGACTGCTGTGGCCACATTATGGGGTTTAGTTCTGTTGGCTTCAAATCCTGAAATTCTTAAGGTTTGTGGAGGTCATGTACCAGATACCAATATGCTTGGCAAGATGAAACTAGTAAGTATGcaccaaattaaaataaagtaa